One genomic segment of Rivularia sp. PCC 7116 includes these proteins:
- a CDS encoding DUF1997 domain-containing protein, with translation MATKFQACQSVEIPVPYQPIPIKHYLRQPQRLVNALADSSRIEQLSAEIFRLRMRPLAFMSLSIQPIVDMRVWALEGGTINLESVKTEIRGIDYIDRRFQLDLKGNLSSYKKDGNTRLKGIANLEVLVELPPPFSFTPKPILETTGNGLLKSVLLTIKQRLLRQLLVDYQRWVELQTKDNSFESDSNNFKVFRPE, from the coding sequence ATGGCTACTAAATTTCAAGCCTGCCAATCAGTAGAAATTCCCGTTCCATATCAGCCTATTCCAATTAAGCATTATTTACGACAACCCCAGCGTTTAGTTAATGCTTTAGCTGATTCCAGCCGGATTGAACAGCTAAGTGCAGAAATTTTTCGTTTAAGAATGCGTCCTTTAGCTTTCATGTCACTAAGTATTCAACCAATTGTAGACATGAGAGTATGGGCTTTGGAAGGTGGAACAATCAATTTAGAATCAGTAAAAACTGAAATTCGTGGCATTGATTATATTGATCGACGTTTTCAACTAGATTTAAAAGGTAACTTATCAAGTTATAAAAAAGATGGGAATACTCGTCTTAAAGGTATAGCAAATCTAGAAGTACTTGTGGAATTACCTCCACCTTTTTCTTTCACTCCCAAACCAATACTTGAAACTACTGGTAACGGCTTGCTAAAAAGCGTATTGTTAACAATAAAGCAAAGATTGCTACGTCAACTGCTGGTTGATTATCAACGTTGGGTTGAATTGCAAACTAAAGATAACAGCTTTGAATCGGATAGCAATAATTTTAAAGTTTTTAGACCCGAATAG
- the pheA gene encoding prephenate dehydratase, whose protein sequence is MISIAHLGPSGTYAEQAALYYVSWFTKTTKMEASLCPYPSIFQTLHSVAKGKSDLAVVPVENSIQGGVTVTLDTLWELDNLQIQLALVVPITHALISCSKNIDNIEIVYSHPQALAQCQKWLEKYLPKVQLIPTNSTTEALQKLENMQTAAAISSLRAAQLYNLPVLANAINDYPENCTRFWVISKRGDSPKDNTFANTLCYTSLAFSVPANLPGVLVKPLQVFANQNINLSKIESRPTKRSLGEYLFFMDLEADVSSNEMQSALNELSNHTEILKIFGSYNVLPTDFIS, encoded by the coding sequence ATGATATCTATTGCACATTTAGGGCCATCAGGCACTTATGCTGAACAAGCAGCCTTATATTATGTTAGTTGGTTTACTAAAACTACTAAAATGGAAGCTTCATTGTGCCCTTATCCAAGTATTTTTCAAACGCTTCACTCTGTAGCAAAAGGTAAATCGGATTTAGCAGTAGTACCTGTAGAAAACTCTATTCAGGGAGGGGTTACTGTTACTTTAGATACACTTTGGGAGCTAGATAATTTGCAAATTCAGCTAGCTTTAGTTGTACCTATTACTCATGCATTAATCTCTTGTTCTAAAAACATAGATAATATCGAAATTGTTTATTCTCATCCACAAGCATTAGCTCAATGTCAAAAATGGCTGGAGAAATATCTTCCTAAAGTACAGTTAATTCCCACTAACTCTACAACAGAAGCATTGCAAAAATTAGAAAATATGCAAACTGCGGCAGCTATTTCATCCCTTAGAGCAGCACAACTATATAACTTACCCGTATTAGCAAACGCTATTAATGATTATCCGGAAAATTGCACTCGCTTTTGGGTTATAAGTAAGCGCGGCGATAGTCCTAAAGACAACACATTCGCTAATACCCTTTGTTATACTTCCTTAGCATTTAGCGTGCCTGCAAATCTACCGGGTGTATTAGTTAAACCCTTACAAGTGTTTGCCAATCAAAATATTAATCTCAGCAAGATTGAATCGCGTCCCACAAAACGTTCGTTAGGAGAATATTTATTTTTTATGGATTTAGAAGCAGATGTCTCCTCGAATGAAATGCAATCAGCTTTGAATGAGCTGTCTAATCACACGGAAATTTTGAAAATTTTCGGCAGCTACAATGTTTTACCAACAGATTTTATATCTTGA
- a CDS encoding LON peptidase substrate-binding domain-containing protein has translation MTSSSRIAVRELPLFPLPDVVLFPTRPLPLHIFEFRYRIMMNTILDSDRRFGVLMVDPAKGTVANVGCCAEIIHHQRLKDDRMKMLTLGQQRFRVLEYVREKPYFVGLVEWIDDEEPSKDLRHEASEVEQLLRDVVRLSAKLTEQNIELPQDLPALPKELSYWVASNLYRVAPEQQSLLEMQDTALRLERESEILTSTRNHLAARTVLKDTLNQKS, from the coding sequence ATGACATCCTCCTCTAGAATTGCAGTTCGCGAGCTACCTTTGTTCCCTTTACCGGATGTGGTTCTGTTTCCCACCAGACCTTTACCCCTGCATATTTTTGAATTTCGCTATCGAATTATGATGAACACGATTTTGGATAGCGATCGCAGGTTCGGAGTATTGATGGTTGACCCAGCAAAAGGTACTGTTGCGAATGTCGGTTGCTGTGCGGAAATTATTCATCATCAACGTTTAAAAGATGACCGCATGAAAATGCTAACTTTGGGACAGCAGAGGTTTCGCGTACTAGAATACGTGCGAGAGAAGCCTTATTTTGTTGGATTAGTTGAGTGGATTGATGATGAAGAACCGAGTAAAGATTTACGACACGAAGCTTCTGAGGTCGAACAGCTATTACGTGATGTTGTAAGGTTAAGTGCTAAGTTAACCGAACAAAATATAGAACTACCCCAAGATTTACCAGCTTTGCCTAAAGAATTATCCTACTGGGTAGCAAGCAACCTTTATCGTGTTGCTCCCGAACAACAGTCCTTATTAGAAATGCAAGATACCGCCCTACGTTTAGAACGAGAATCAGAAATTTTAACTTCAACTCGGAATCATCTAGCGGCTCGTACAGTTCTTAAAGATACATTAAATCAAAAGTCTTGA
- the rpsJ gene encoding 30S ribosomal protein S10, with amino-acid sequence MATLQQQKIRIRLKAFDRRLLDTSCEKIVDTANRTNATAIGPIPLPTKRRIYCVLRSPHVDKDSREHFETRTHRRIIDIYQPSSKTIDALMKLDLPSGVDIEVKL; translated from the coding sequence ATGGCTACTTTACAGCAGCAGAAAATTAGAATTCGCTTAAAAGCTTTTGACCGTCGCTTACTCGATACATCTTGCGAGAAAATAGTTGATACTGCCAACCGCACTAACGCAACAGCAATTGGCCCGATACCTTTACCTACTAAGCGCCGTATTTACTGCGTACTGCGTTCTCCTCACGTAGACAAAGATTCGCGAGAACATTTTGAAACCCGTACCCATCGACGCATTATCGATATTTATCAGCCTTCTTCAAAAACCATTGATGCTTTGATGAAGCTTGATTTACCTTCTGGTGTAGATATTGAAGTCAAGCTGTAA
- the tuf gene encoding elongation factor Tu produces the protein MAREKFERNKPHVNIGTIGHVDHGKTTLTAAITMTLSALGQSAQKKYDDIDNAPEEKARGITINTSHVEYETDGRHYAHVDCPGHADYVKNMITGAAQMDGAILVVSAADGPMPQTREHILLAKQVGVPSLVVFLNKQDMVDDEELLELVELEVRELLSDYDFPGDDIPVVSGSGLQALEKMIANPTMKKGEDEWVDKIYDLMEQVDAFIPTPERAVDKPFLMAVEDVFSITGRGTVATGRIERGKVKVGDQVELVGIRDTRPTTVTGIEMFKKSLDEGMAGDNAGILLRGMQKDDIERGMVIAKPGSITPHTEFEGEVYVLTEKEGGRKTPFFSGYRPQFYVRTTDVTGTIQSFTADDGSAAEMVMPGDRIKMNVQLINAIAIEQGMRFAIREGGRTIGAGVVSKIVK, from the coding sequence ATGGCACGCGAAAAATTTGAAAGAAATAAACCACACGTTAATATCGGTACTATTGGCCACGTTGACCACGGTAAAACCACGTTGACAGCAGCCATCACCATGACTTTATCCGCTTTGGGTCAGTCAGCACAAAAGAAGTACGATGATATCGACAACGCTCCTGAAGAAAAAGCACGGGGTATTACCATCAATACTTCCCACGTGGAATACGAAACTGATGGTCGTCACTACGCTCACGTAGACTGTCCCGGACACGCTGACTATGTGAAAAACATGATCACTGGTGCAGCCCAAATGGACGGTGCAATTCTCGTGGTGTCTGCTGCTGACGGTCCCATGCCTCAAACCCGCGAACACATCCTCTTAGCGAAGCAGGTTGGTGTACCTAGCCTCGTAGTCTTCTTGAACAAGCAAGACATGGTGGATGACGAAGAATTATTGGAGTTGGTGGAATTGGAAGTCCGCGAACTTCTTAGCGACTACGATTTCCCTGGTGACGATATTCCCGTAGTTTCAGGTTCTGGTTTGCAAGCGTTGGAAAAAATGATTGCTAACCCCACCATGAAGAAAGGTGAAGACGAGTGGGTAGATAAAATCTACGATTTGATGGAACAGGTAGATGCTTTCATTCCTACTCCCGAACGTGCTGTAGATAAGCCTTTCTTAATGGCTGTGGAAGACGTATTCTCCATTACAGGTCGTGGTACTGTAGCAACTGGTAGAATCGAACGTGGAAAAGTCAAAGTTGGCGACCAAGTTGAACTGGTTGGTATCAGAGATACTCGTCCCACCACCGTAACCGGTATCGAGATGTTTAAGAAGAGTCTCGATGAGGGTATGGCCGGAGATAACGCCGGAATACTACTACGTGGTATGCAGAAAGATGATATCGAGCGCGGCATGGTAATTGCAAAGCCCGGTAGCATTACTCCTCATACCGAATTTGAAGGTGAAGTATACGTTTTAACTGAAAAAGAAGGCGGTCGTAAAACGCCATTCTTTTCTGGCTATCGCCCTCAATTCTACGTGCGTACTACCGATGTAACGGGTACAATTCAGTCCTTTACTGCTGATGATGGTAGTGCTGCGGAAATGGTAATGCCAGGAGACCGCATTAAGATGAACGTACAGCTAATCAACGCAATTGCGATTGAACAAGGAATGCGCTTTGCAATTCGTGAAGGTGGTCGTACCATCGGTGCTGGCGTAGTTTCTAAAATCGTTAAATAG